The Sphingomonas sp. HF-S4 sequence CTTCGGAAACTCCGTCCCGCGAATCGGAATACTATCCTAATCCAGGTTGGACCGGATTGACATCTTTTGCCCACTGATCGCGCATAGGCGGCGTGCTTCAAGCCAACTGGCAGATATCCAATACGATCATGTCGTCATAATCCTGGTTCTCGCCGGCCATGATCCAGATAAACGCGTAGGCGCTCGTGCCGACGCCCATATGGATCGACCAGGGCGGCGAGATCACGGCTTCGCCCTCGGCCATGACGAGGTGCCGTGTCGCGTCGCCTTGGCCCATGAAGTGCATCACCCGGCCGTTGGCGGGATCGTCGAGGTCGAAATAGAAATAGATTTCGCTGCGGCGCTCGTGGACGTGCGGCGGCATCGTGTTCCACACGCTGCCCGGCTGGAGGATGGTGAGCCCCATCGCCAACTGGGCGCTGTCGCATATCCCCGGGATGACGAGCTGGTGGATCCGCCGGTCGTTGGCCTCGTCGCGACTGCCGCGTTCGAGCATCCTGGCGCCGGCGAGTGACAGCTTCCGGGTCTCGAAGGCGCGGTGCGCAGGCGACGAGGCGAGATAGAAGCGGGCGCCATCGCCCGAGAAGCGCACGTCGCGCGCGCCCATTGTGACGTAGAGGCTATCCTTGGGACCGAGTGTGAAGGCCTTGCCATCCACCGTCACCACGCTGTCCACGCGGCCGACGTTGACGATGCCCAACTCGCGGCGTTCGAGGAAGGGGTGTCCTGTCGCCGAGGCGGGTTCGGCCTGGTCGGGAAGCCGTACGCTGCCGCTTTCGACCAGCACCCCGCCGATCACCAGGCGATCGGCATGGGTATAGTTGAGTACGCACTGGTTGGGACGGAACAGGCTCCCGATCAGATAGCGGTCGCGCAATTCCTGGTTGGATGCGCAGGCCATCATGTCCGGATGGGTGGCGTAATAGGTTCGATCGAACATCGCGGCTCCCGAACAGCCGGGGACGGCATGCGCCGCCCCCAGCGAGGATTAGGTCACTTCAGGAAGACCGGCGGGGTGTAGGCGCCGTTGGCCGCGACATCCCACACTTCGATCCGCGCCCATTTGCGGCCGCGCAGATCGACCTTCTTCTCGATCGTGCGGCTGCCGAACGGCGCGCTGCCGGTCAGGTCGATGCGGTCGCGATAGATCTTCTTGCCGTCGCCGCTGACCACTTCGGCAAAGGCGAGTGGGAAAGTCCATTCAATCTTCGCGCGCATCGTCGTGGCCGAACCGAACGTGGTCTCTTCGCCGCTCTTCGCGCCATTGACCGTGAATTCGGGGATGAGCACTTCGCCGGTCGTGGTGAAGAACTTCCCCCCGCGCAGCGCGCCGAGCACCGACGACCAACCATCGGCATAGCGCGGCAGCGGCCCGTCGAGCCGGAGATAGTTGACGTTCATATGCGCGTAGAGCTCGCTCTCGTCGGAGAGCTGGAACACGTCGACTTCGCCTGGCGCATATTTGCGCTCCGAAGGCTTGGCGGCCCAATTGTTCATGTCGTCGAGCGTGTCGAGCACGCGCGACCCGAGACGCGGCTGGGCATAGTCCGCGGGCATCGCCTTCCACGCGCCGCCGAGGAAGCGGTCGCTCTTGAAGAAATTGGTATGACGGTGCGCGTCGGGGAAGCCGAACGAGCTCTTGATCCGCGGATGCGCGGTCCACATCAGCCCCTGCTCGGCTTCCATCAGCTTGAGGACATCGTCCTCCGAACCGACATGATAGACCTTGCCGCGGACGGGATCGTTCTCGACGAAGGGCTGCCCGTCCTTGCGGTCGAGCGTCCAGGTGACCGGCTTGGGAAAGAAGCTGATCCAGTGCCCGCCCAGGTGGACGTTGGGTTCCTCGCCCGGCAGCAGCAGCAGCTTGTCATCGGAGAGCCGCGCGGTTTCCTTGTGCATCGTATCGAGCAGCGTCAGGCGGTCGCCGGCGCGATCGAGCGCCTCCTTGCCCAAATGCAACTCGGCGAGATGGACGATCTCGACGTTCATGTCCTTGAAGCGCTTGACGAATGCGGGGGACTCGAGCCCGTCGGGCACACCGGTAGATTGCTGGAAGCGCTGTCGGTTGAGGAATTCCTCGGTGTGCTCGACGTGATAATGGCTGGTGAAGGTGCGGTGGCCGTCGAGTGCCTTGAAGCGGTCGCCGCGGGTATAGGTCAACGCCGCCTGGGTGGTGCTCGCGGCGTCGCCGCTGTCGGGCAGATAGAACACGCCCATGTCCTGCATCGTCCCTGGCGGGGCATTGACCCAGGGCACGTAACGGCGGTCGCCTTCGAGCGTCTGGCGCAGCCCGAAGCCGGTGCGGCCCTTGAGGTCGCGATAGTCGCTGCCGAACCACGCCGAATTGTCGTTGTTGGCGTAATCGAGCGGGTAATAGAATTGGTGCGGCGGCGGCACGATGCCGAGCGCTCCGCCATCCGGGCCTTCCGCGACGATCATACGCGCGCGCACCTTGGGCGAGATCGCCGGGGCGCTGCGCGCGCCGGCCTCGCGCCGGACGATCTTGTCGGTCATGTCGGTATAGGCGATCGCGCGCCACGGCAGCGTCGCCGTAGCCGCCGTGGTGAGCCCGGCGTCGAAGGTATAGGCAGTCGCGCCGCGCTGCGTGGACATCACCATCGCCGCGCGGACCAGCCGCGAGCCGGGATAGATGGTGAACTGGTAGGTCCCGGAGAACGGACCGGCGGCGGCACCGCCGACGATCACCTTGGTATAGCCGCCCTCGGCGCGGACGCTGATATCGTTGCGTGCTAGGGTAAGCGGGTAGCTCTGGAACGGGCGAGTGCGCGGATTGTCGAAGAAGACGGTCCAGCCCTGCTTGAGATCGCGCGTGCCGACCGTCACCACGCCGGCGGGGTCGACTCCGCCGAGCACGGTCTTGCCCGCAATCGCGATGGCCCGGATCAGCGGGGCGGCGGTATCGAGCGACAGCACGAGTTGCGCGCGTTCGCCCTGGCCCGAAGGCCAGTCGATCGTCACGGCATCCTGCGCGCGGGTGACGCGCACGTCGCCCGGCAGCGTGCGATCGGACTGGGTGAAGGTCGCCGCGGGCGCCTGGGCATGCGCCGAGCCAATCGCGACGACGCTGCAAGCCGTAAGCGTCGTTGCCAGCCTGAGCCCCGCGAGCATCCGTTTCCTGTTCAAACCGTCCTCCTGTGTCCGCCGATCCCGATCGGCTTGTCTTGGTCGAGCATGCGTCGTGTGCCTCAGAAGTTGAAGCGCACGCCCAGCGAGTAGGTCGTATCGTCGTTGCGGACTTCGCGGACGAAATCCTCGCGCGATTCGAAGTTTCGCGTGCGCTGGCCGGTGACGTTGGTACCGGCGAGGCTGATCGTGATGTCGGGCGTCAGATCATAGTTCAGCCCGAAATCGAGGCGGCCGGCGGCGCGGATGCCGTTGAGCCCCACCGGGATCGATACCGGCCGCAGCGACAGGCCGTTAGTGATGTCGCCGTCGAAATATTGCGAGCGATAGGTGTAGATCGCGCGCGCCGAGATGCCGTATTTCTCGAAGATCAGCCCGGCGTTGTAATTGTACTTCGAGACACCGAGCAGCGGCAGCCCCTCCAGCCGGTCGCCCGGCGTGGTCACTTCGCTGTCGATGATCGTGAAGTTGCCGATCACGCCCAGGCCATCGAGACCCTCGGGAAGGAAATCGAGGAACAGCTGGCCGCCGACTTCGAGGCCCTTGATCTTGGCGGCGCCGAGGTTGCGCGGCGTCGAGATGACATATTGCAGCCCGTCGATCGTGCGGGCCTCGGTGCCCGAGATGATCCGGTCTTTGATGTCGCGATAGAAGGCGACCACGGAAACGTAGTTGGAGCTGCCGAAATAATATTCGAGCGACGCGTCGAAGCTGTCGGCCTTTTGCGGCTTGAGGTCGGGGTTGCCGCCCGAGCCCGAATTCTGGATCGTGTTCACATAGGAGACGACATAGCTGAGGCCGGGATTGAGCTGGCCGAAGCTCGGGCGCGACAGCGTCTTCGAATAGTTGAAGCGTGACTGGAGCCCGCCGCCGAACTTGATGCGCGCGCTGGCATTGGGAAGCAGGTCGGTATCGCTGGTCGAGCGCTGGACCAGCACGACGCTCGACGTGCTCGTTGCCGGATCGGTCACCCGGCCCGAACCGGCGATGTCGCGATCGGTGCGGGTGACGCGCAGGCCGACCATGCCGTCGATCGCAATCGTGTCGCCCAGCGCGATATTGTATCCGGCCTGGATGAAGCCGGCATAGCTTTTCTCCTGCGCGTCGTAGTCGCGCGTGGGATCGAACGCGGGGGTGTTCGGCGAGATGCGATAGAGGGTGCGCAGCTGCCGCTTGATGTCTTCCTGCAGCAGGTAATTCGGGTCGATCTGGAGGAAGGACGCGCCTTCGTTCATCTGCGGCACGCCGGGCGCCTGCACCAGAATGTCCGAGGGGAGGCCGGCCGCGCTGAGCGGGGTGACGAACGAGCCGCCGGGGGCAGGCGGGCCGCCGAGATACTGCTCGAAGTCCGCCTTGCGCCGCGCGATGCGCACGCCCGCCTGGAGGTGGTCCAGGAAGCCGCCGCCGAAGTCGTACTTCATGTCGCTCATCACCGCCCACAGCGTGCCGCGACTGCGGTTGATGTCCTCGGTCATGCCGTTGGCGAAGGCGAGCCCGGCGGGATCGTTCATCGGATTGCCCGGGGTCGTCGCCTGGACCTCGTGATTGACGTCGCGGATCTGAGTCAGTTCGGCGATCCGCTTGCCGATGTCGACGCGGAAGCTGTTGTTGCGGTTGGTCGACGATTCATAGGAAATGTCGGTGTTCCAGGTGAGCGCGCCGAACTCCTTGTTGAAGCCGGTGGCGAGCACATAGATGTCGGTCCGTGCCCGATTGGCGACGGTCGCGGTGTAATATTCGAGGTTGCGTGCGGTGTAGCCGGTGGCGTTGCACAACTGCCGGATCGTGCCGGTGCCGGTCGGATTGGACGGGCTGCGGACGTTGCCCGAATAATAGCCGTCGGGGCCCACCGCGAAATCCTCGCACG is a genomic window containing:
- the kduI gene encoding 5-dehydro-4-deoxy-D-glucuronate isomerase, with the translated sequence MFDRTYYATHPDMMACASNQELRDRYLIGSLFRPNQCVLNYTHADRLVIGGVLVESGSVRLPDQAEPASATGHPFLERRELGIVNVGRVDSVVTVDGKAFTLGPKDSLYVTMGARDVRFSGDGARFYLASSPAHRAFETRKLSLAGARMLERGSRDEANDRRIHQLVIPGICDSAQLAMGLTILQPGSVWNTMPPHVHERRSEIYFYFDLDDPANGRVMHFMGQGDATRHLVMAEGEAVISPPWSIHMGVGTSAYAFIWIMAGENQDYDDMIVLDICQLA
- a CDS encoding CehA/McbA family metallohydrolase domain-containing protein, which produces MNRKRMLAGLRLATTLTACSVVAIGSAHAQAPAATFTQSDRTLPGDVRVTRAQDAVTIDWPSGQGERAQLVLSLDTAAPLIRAIAIAGKTVLGGVDPAGVVTVGTRDLKQGWTVFFDNPRTRPFQSYPLTLARNDISVRAEGGYTKVIVGGAAAGPFSGTYQFTIYPGSRLVRAAMVMSTQRGATAYTFDAGLTTAATATLPWRAIAYTDMTDKIVRREAGARSAPAISPKVRARMIVAEGPDGGALGIVPPPHQFYYPLDYANNDNSAWFGSDYRDLKGRTGFGLRQTLEGDRRYVPWVNAPPGTMQDMGVFYLPDSGDAASTTQAALTYTRGDRFKALDGHRTFTSHYHVEHTEEFLNRQRFQQSTGVPDGLESPAFVKRFKDMNVEIVHLAELHLGKEALDRAGDRLTLLDTMHKETARLSDDKLLLLPGEEPNVHLGGHWISFFPKPVTWTLDRKDGQPFVENDPVRGKVYHVGSEDDVLKLMEAEQGLMWTAHPRIKSSFGFPDAHRHTNFFKSDRFLGGAWKAMPADYAQPRLGSRVLDTLDDMNNWAAKPSERKYAPGEVDVFQLSDESELYAHMNVNYLRLDGPLPRYADGWSSVLGALRGGKFFTTTGEVLIPEFTVNGAKSGEETTFGSATTMRAKIEWTFPLAFAEVVSGDGKKIYRDRIDLTGSAPFGSRTIEKKVDLRGRKWARIEVWDVAANGAYTPPVFLK
- a CDS encoding TonB-dependent receptor; amino-acid sequence: MKQYLYASVASIALVSSASAIAQTAPAADPAVGQDPSAAADEGAEDIVVTGIRQSLARAAEIKRESPAVVDSIVAEDIGKLPDLTTASALQRVPGVQVVVGGNNEIVGARIRGLDDIITTLNGREIFTGVGRGFSFQDLPAEALAGVDVYKSSSAERIEGGVAGGVDMRLRRALDFKELTIAGSARATYLKEAGSDDTLNPAVSLLVANRWSTGAGDIAAMLGISYQRNKYARPIAWNDWTRATSAAPAGSPQNLHAPTGFAAGVEFGHYERPQANFSLEWAPDPTSKIYVEGLFAGYRGNVFQARPTFRAYTGSSFTATAGDTCEDFAVGPDGYYSGNVRSPSNPTGTGTIRQLCNATGYTARNLEYYTATVANRARTDIYVLATGFNKEFGALTWNTDISYESSTNRNNSFRVDIGKRIAELTQIRDVNHEVQATTPGNPMNDPAGLAFANGMTEDINRSRGTLWAVMSDMKYDFGGGFLDHLQAGVRIARRKADFEQYLGGPPAPGGSFVTPLSAAGLPSDILVQAPGVPQMNEGASFLQIDPNYLLQEDIKRQLRTLYRISPNTPAFDPTRDYDAQEKSYAGFIQAGYNIALGDTIAIDGMVGLRVTRTDRDIAGSGRVTDPATSTSSVVLVQRSTSDTDLLPNASARIKFGGGLQSRFNYSKTLSRPSFGQLNPGLSYVVSYVNTIQNSGSGGNPDLKPQKADSFDASLEYYFGSSNYVSVVAFYRDIKDRIISGTEARTIDGLQYVISTPRNLGAAKIKGLEVGGQLFLDFLPEGLDGLGVIGNFTIIDSEVTTPGDRLEGLPLLGVSKYNYNAGLIFEKYGISARAIYTYRSQYFDGDITNGLSLRPVSIPVGLNGIRAAGRLDFGLNYDLTPDITISLAGTNVTGQRTRNFESREDFVREVRNDDTTYSLGVRFNF